Proteins encoded in a region of the Botrytis cinerea B05.10 chromosome 11, complete sequence genome:
- the Bcaim10 gene encoding Bcaim10, with amino-acid sequence MRSLQSISRFGGSTTNTWSLCRRTALFPRSFKLSYSQTQSNLSTISDDRARLSKFWIPTGGIAASADEDSHAKLIRGGFLRQAHTGIFHMLPLGRRVQDKLEALIDKHMSTLGASKLALSSLSSEELWVKSGRLNSSSELFRLEDRKEARYLLAPTHEEEITELVSNSVQSYKELPVRLYQITRKYRDELRPRQGLLRSREFVMKDLYTFDYNSTSALSTYEDVRKAYHNLFDELKIPYLVAEADSGDIGGDLSHEFHFPTKIGEDNIISCSKCNYVANEELAESGLPKSGETESLTNESKNLKKVGGFSRDGSALIVTWFYSERGEEYDLNTSSIKRLVPDYDPSRKVGHVELSRLINEDFMLTNTCLNKTDEIQITHVINLIDGRVPLEFSEAVSRKPEVHSDSSLNKFKISSFAQDPLTGESLNLKRIAEGDVCPKCQEPTLKVEKAIELGHTFHLGTRYSKPMEATVTVPSGLVGGNLKAGENEPQQGRNDQIQVPMEMGCHGIGVTRMVGAVAETLADEKGLNWPRVMAPFEIVVVPGKGLDEDALQIFDTLSAAAMDPVVDDREVSIGWKMKDADLIGYPVIVLLGRKWKEGLCEVQCRRLDVKEDIRVEDLKNFVGKLLSQL; translated from the exons ATGCGTTCCCTCCAAAGTATTTCGAGGTTTGGAGGATCTACAACAAACACTTGGAGTCTGTGTCGGCGTACAGCACTTTTCCCGCGGTCTTTCAAGCTTTCATATTCTCAAACGCAATCAAATCTTTCTACAATC AGTGATGATAGGGCAAGATTATCTAAGTTCTGGATACCTACTGGTGGTATAGCTGCAAGCGCAGATGAAG ATTCTCATGCAAAACTTATTCGAGGAGGGTTCTTACGTCAG GCCCACACAGGCATCTTTCATATGTTACCGCTAGGAAGAAGAGTACAGGACAAATTAGAAGCACTCATTGATAAGCACATGTCAACGTTAG GTGCATCGAAACTTGCCTTGTCATCTCTGTCATCTGAAGAGCTCTGGGTCAAAAGTGGTCGATTGAATTCTAGTTCTGAG CTCTTCCGATTGGAAGACCGAAAGGAGGCGAGGTATCTTCTTGCTCCTACACATGAGGAAGAAATCACGGAATTGGTTTCAAATTCAGTCCAATCATACAAGGAACTTCCTGTTCgtttatatcaaatca CTCGAAAGTATCGTGATGAGCTGCGACCAAGGCAAGGACTTCTCCGTTCTCGAGAATTCGTCATGAAAGATCTTTACACGTTTGATTACAACAGCACTTCCGCTCTGTCAACTTACGAAGACGTCCGCAAAGCATATCATAATCTTTTCGATGAATTAAAAATTCCATATCTTGTAGCCGAAGCAGATTCGGGAGACATAGGCGGTGACCTCAGTCATGAGTTTCACTTTCCAACTAAAATCGGAGAAGACAATATCATCAGTTGCAGTAAATGCAATTATGTAGCAAATGAGGAGTTAGCAGAAAGCGGGCTGCCAAAATCGGGTGAAACTGAGAGTTTGACGAACGAGTCCAAAAACCTGAAGAAGGTTGGTGGGTTCTCTCGTGATGGATCTGCCCTCATTGTCACTTGGTTTTATTCTGAACGTGGAGAGGAGTATGACTTGAACACAAGTTCAATAAAAAGGCTTGTACCGGACTACGACCCTTCGAGGAAAGTTGGACATGTGGAATTGTCGCGACTCATCAATGAGGATTTTATGCTCACGAATACATGTCTCAACAAAACAGATGAAATCCAAATCACTCATGTGATTAATCTTATTGATGGACGAGTCCCTCTTGAGTTTTCAGAGGCAGTTTCCAGGAAACCAGAAGTGCACTCTGATTCGTCTTTGAATAAGTTTAAAATTTCGTCTTTCGCCCAGGATCCACTTACTGGGGAATCATTAAATTTGAAGCGTATCGCAGAGGGCGATGTCTGTCCCAAATGTCAAGAGCCGACGTTGAAAGTCGAAAAGGCCATTGAGCTTGGACATACTTTCCACTTAGGTACACGATATAGTAAGCCGATGGAAGCAACTGTTACTGTACCTTCTGGACTTGTGGGGGGAAATCTTAAAGCTGGAGAGAATGAACCTCAGCAAGGAAGAAATGATCAAATACAGGTTCCTATGGAAATGGGATGTCATGGTATTGGCGTAACGAGAATGGTTGGAGCTGTTGCAGAAACTCTAGCTGACGAAAAGGGGTTGAATTGGCCTAGAGTTATGGCACCTTTCGAGATTGTTGTGGTACCAGGAAAGGGattggatgaagatgcattGCAGATATTCGACACTCTTTCTGCTGCTGCAATGGATCCAGTAGTTGATGATCGAGAGGTATCGATTGGTTGGAAAATGAAGGATGCCGATTTGATTGGGTATCCGGTCATTGTTTTGCTAGGTAGGAAGTGGAAGGAAGGTTTATGTGAGGTTCAATGTAGACGGCTGGATGTTAAGGAGGATATCAGGgttgaggatttgaagaattttgttgGGAAGTTGTTGAGTCAGCTTTGA
- the Bcmak21 gene encoding Bcmak21 yields the protein MVSNNKKRKRDTNKEDQDRQVNKAPKSGGSEKEVLLQEILALGGTEEDLDLVLDAQSDSENEAKPTTKSKDKDFKNEFAKFVAGLGIEGQAPEAEADEEDEEGDADDWRDEALQSESESSEPEEAPKVPEKSATKVKESSKTSKAAEKPAAVQVKESVKDQNRLNFEARPDWHAADLPILPAGDFSETGPYRSSINNLNEYAKALLEADSTLYASKHLSATSSHRFLATIMSSGTLSDKISALTLVVQESPVHTTRSFESLLDLAKKRSRGQAVTALGAMKDLLGAGVVLPADRRLRTFASQPGLLGTLQESDTGVWKSGQPLPGNMTKAHLISWAYEDWLKESYFDMLKILEVWCSDEVEYARSRAVMYVYELLKDKPEQESNLLRLLVNKLGDPDKKIASRSSYLLMQLQTSHPLMKPIIINSIENELILRPGQSSHAKYYAINTLNQTILSSKEEEVAKKLLSIYFGLFVSLLKKPEVIKPTGPKLNKKGEIQGGGGAMGKKAKEKLTAEEEAKQASEETTEKMISAVLTGVNRAFPFTKTDDLTLEKHMDTLFRITHSSNFNTSIQALMLIEQLSTTKHLAVDRFYRTLYESLLDPRLITSSKHALYLNLLYRALKSDVNIKRVKAFTKRMLQVVTLHQPPFICGIIYLLRELEVTFPGLKTLLNTPEANDEEEEEVYRDVPEEGETADIQATIAPSKPRTDTYDGKKRDPEHSNADKSCLWEIIPFLRHFHPSVSLFVDRLINDEKMPPKPDLASHTLTHFLDRFVYRNAKAAAGAPKGSSLMQPLAGGASQGILVSNRGTKVQQSVNSEAFWRKKAEDVAVDEVFFHKYFNQIGKGKDASKKKEKKKGEDGEDDEDEDEDEIWQALVESKPDIEGPESDDDDLNMDDFDMSEDDSEGGVDIEGSDEEVDVEGEDEDEDMQDAEEDDGEGIFSEEDDDLKDSDDEAGSDMDALFEAELQRAKSPEAEEEKKETSRSKKRKLKNLPTFASAEDYAAMLDKDDGDEDMGMGNGKGR from the exons ATGGTgtcaaacaataaaaaacGAAAGCGCGATACCAATAAGGAGGATCAGGATCGACAGGTCAACAAAGCGCCAAAATCAGGAGGAAGTGAAAAAGAAGTTTTGTTACAAGAAATATTAGCATTGGGAGGAACAGAGGAAGATTTAGATCTTGTACTCGATGCACAATCTGATTCTGAGAATGAAGCAAAGCCAACAACCAAATCCAAAGACAAGGACTTCAAAAACGAGTTTGCCAAATTTGTAGCAGGTCTTGGAATTGAAGGACAAGCTCCTGAAGCAGAAGctgatgaggaggatgaggagggagatgCTGATGATTGGCGGGATGAGGCCTTacaatcagaatcagaatccaGTGAACCCGAAGAGGCACCCAAAGTACCAGAGAAGAGTGCGACTAAAGTCAAAGAATCTTCAAAGACTTCCAAAGCGGCAGAGAAACCTGCGGCGGTTCAAGTCAAAGAATCTGTGAAGGATCAAAATCGCCTG aattttgaagcgCGACCAGATTGGCATGCAGCAGATCTCCCCATCCTCCCTGCGGGAGACTTCAGCGAGACAGGACCATATCGATCGTCAATCAACAACCTAAACGAATATGCCAAAGCCCTTCTTGAAGCCGACAGTACTCTATATGCCTCGAAACATCTTTCTGCGACTTCTTCACATCGTTTCCTTGCTACTATTATGTCCTCCGGTACATTATCCGATAAAATTTCCGCTTTGACTTTGGTTGTTCAAGAATCCCCAGTTCATACTACAAGATCATTCGAAAGTTTATTGGATCtggcaaagaaaagaagtaGAGGACAAGCCGTTACAGCATTGGGAGCCATGAAGGATTTGCTCGGCGCTGGTGTGGTGCTTCCTGCAGATAGACGTCTTCGTACATTTGCTTCACAACCTGGACTTCTCGGTACATTGCAAGAAAGCGACACTGGAGTTTGGAAATCCGGACAACCTTTACCAGGGAATATGACCAAAGCACATCTCATTTCATGGGCATATGAAGATTGGCTCAAGGAGTCATATTTTGATATGCTCAAGATTCTGGAAGTTTGGTGTAGCGATGAGGTAGAATATGCTCGTTCAAGAGCTGTCATGTACGTCTACGAACTTTTAAAGGATAAGCCAGAACAAGAATCCAATTTACTTCGACTCTTGGTCAACAAACTTGGTGATCCAGATAAAAAGATCGCTTCACGATCATCATATCTCCTCATgcaacttcaaacttccCATCCTTTGATGAAGCCGATCATTATCAATTCCATCGAGAACGAACTTATATTGAGACCTGGTCAGAGTTCACACGCTAAATACTACGCCATCAATACTCTCAATCAAACGATTCTCAGTTCgaaagaggaggaggttGCGAAGAAACTTTTGAGCATTTACTTCGGCCTTTTCGTATCCCTTCTCAAAAAGCCCGAAGTTATCAAACCTACTGGTCCTAAACTCAACAAGAAAGGAGAGATCcaaggaggtggaggtgctatgggaaagaaagcaaaggaaAAGTTGAcagcagaagaggaagcaaaGCAGGCAAGTGAGGAAACAACAGAGAAGATGATCTCTGCTGTTTTGACCGGTGTCAATCGTGCATTCCCATTCACAAAAACTGATGATTTAAC CCTCGAGAAACATATGGACACTTTATTCCGAATCACACATTCGTCCAACTTCAACACTAGTATCCAAGCTTTGATGTTAATTGAGCAattatcaacaacaaaacacCTTGCCGTCGACAGATTCTATAGAACTCTCTACGAATCCTTACTCGATCCTCGTCTAATCACATCTTCAAAACATGCACTGTATCTCAATTTACTCTACAGGGCTTTGAAATCAGATGTCAATATCAAGCGCGTAAAGGCTTTTACGAAAAGAATGTTACAAGTTGTCACTCTTCATCAACCTCCATTCATTTGTGGTATTATCTATTTGTTAAGAGAGTTAGAAGTCACATTCCCTGGACTCAAGACTCTACTTAATACTCCTGAAGCAAacgatgaagaggaagaagaggtttATCGAGATGTGccagaagaaggagagactGCAGATATTCAAGCTACAATAGCCCCTTCGAAACCTAGAACAGACACAtatgatggaaagaagagagatcCAGAACATAGCAATGCTGATAAAAGCTGTTTATGGGAAATT ATTCCTTTCTTGAGacatttccatccatctgTATCTCTATTTGTCGACCGCCTTATCAATGACGAAAAAATGCCCCCTAAACCCGATCTTGCTTCCCACACCTTAACCCATTTCTTAGATCGTTTTGTCTACAGAAACGCAAAAGCAGCAGCTGGAGCACCAAAGGGAAGTTCCCTTATGCAACCTCTTGCTGGTGGGGCAAGTCAAGGTATCCTTGTATCCAATCGTGGTACCAAGGTCCAACAATCTGTCAACTCAGAAGCATTCTGGAGAAAGAAGGCAGAGGACGTTGCGGTTGATGAAGTCTTCTTCCATAAATACTTTAACCAGATTGGTAAGGGTAAGGATGCATCtaaaaagaaggagaagaagaagggcGAAGacggagaagatgatgaggatgaagatgaggatgaaattTGGCAAGCTTTGGTTGAAAGTAAGCCAGATATCGAGGGTCCAGAgtctgatgatgatgatttgaatatggaTGACTTTGACATGTCCGAGGATGATTCTGAAGGtggtgttgatattgagggATCGGATGAGGAAGTCGAtgttgaaggagaagatgaggatgaggatatgCAAGATgctgaggaagatgatggagagggCATCTTCtcggaagaagatgatgaccTCaaggatagtgatgatgaagcAGGATCGGATATGGATGCATTATTTGAAGCTGAATTACAGAGAGCAAAGAGCCCTGAAgcggaagaagagaagaaagagactagcagaagcaagaagaggaaactaAAGAATCTTCCAACATTCGCTAGTGCGGAGGATTATGCGGCTATGTTGGAcaaagatgatggagatgaggacATGGGtatgggaaatggaaagggaaGATAA
- the Bcmet14 gene encoding Bcmet14, translated as MSTNITWHPSLTRAERTTLRKQRGFTIWFTGLSASGKSTIATALEQHLLHLGHAAYRLDGDNVRFGLNKDLGFDEKSRNENIRRIAEVAKLFADSCTIALTSFISPYKADRAVARELHEKAANGDDAIPFIEVFIDIPVEEAEKRDPKGLYKKARAGEIKDFTGISAPYEEPEKAEIHLRTDKLSVEECVQKIVEYLEKEKLLKL; from the exons ATGTCTAC AAATATCACTTGGCACCCCTCCCTCACCCGCGCCGAGCGCACCACCCTCCGCAAACAACGCGGCTTCACAATCTGGTTTACCGGACTTTCTGCCTCTGGAAAATCTACCATTGCCACCGCTCTCGAAcaacatcttctccatctcggACATGCCGCATATCGTCTCGACGGCGACAATGTCCGTTTTGGACTCAACAAAGATCTCGGATTCGACGAGAAGTCCCGCAACGAGAACATTCGTCGTATTGCCGAAGTCGCAAAGTTGTTCGCAGATAGTTGTACCATCGCTTTAACATCATTCATCTCTCCCTACAAGGCAGATCGAGCTGTTGCGAGGGAATTGCATGAAAAGGCCGCCAATGGAGACGACGCTATTCCATTTATTGAGGTTTTCATCGATATTCCTGTTGAGGAGGCAGAGAAGAGAGATCCAAAGGGATTGTATAAGAAGGCTAGAGCTGGTGAGATTAAGGATTTCACTGGTATCAGTGCGCCATATGAGGAGCCCGAGAAGGCAGAGATTCATTTGAGGACGGATAAGTTGAGTGTGGAGGAGTGTGTGCAGAAGATTGTGGAGTatttggagaaggagaagttgttgaagttgtAA
- the Bcvma5 gene encoding Bcvma5 — MSVPTKYLLVSLPTSISQSSDKEEALTALRSTISTDNGTTIPFKIPEFKIGTLDALVGQADDLAKLESACQGVVAKVGESLRNLLEGDESKIAQQKTVNDKPADQYLRTFSWNKVKYRADKPLAELIDSLQKELVSIDNDVKGKMNQYNQVKTNLTTLQRKQTGNLSTKSLTPVVDPKLLVQDSEYLETHLVVVPTNVKKDFLKTYETISPMVVPRSSVEVTHDDEFTLFAVTTFKKHSADFQHKCRENKWTPRDYKYVEGGKEVERKEAEKVEKDERKVWGEALRLGRTGWSEAVMIWIHVLTLRVFVETVLRYGLPLDFVCGLVKSNPKGAKKAKAALDSTYGYLGGNAFGRDKKGKALKDDSALSSEIAAAGVGGGEGNEYTAYVYYEFEII, encoded by the exons ATGTCTGTTCCCACGAAATACCTATTGGTATCTTTACCAACATCTATCTCTCAATCCAGTGATAAAGAGGAAGCTTTAACAGCTCTCCGGTCTACAATCTCCACCGATAACGGGACTACGATACCTTTTAAGATTCCTGAATTCAAAATCGGTACACTAGATGCATTGGTTGGGCAAGCAGATGATCTCGCAAAGTTGGAAAGCGCTTGTCAAGGTGTTGTAGCAAAAGTTGGGGAATCCCTTCGCAATTTattggaaggagatgagagCAAGATTGCACAGCAGAAGACTGTGAATGACA AACCCGCGGATCAATATCTACGTACGTTCTCATGGAACAAAGTTAAATATCGTGCCGACAAACCTCTCGCAGAGTTAATCGATTCGTTACAAAAG GAACTTGTTAGTATCGATAACGATGTTAAGGGTAAAATGAACCAATATAACCAAGTCAAGACGAATCTTACAACGTTACAACGGAAACAAAC TGGAAATCTCTCTACAAAATCCCTCACTCCGGTCGTCGATCCCAAATTACTGGTACAAGATTCCGAATACCTCGAAACTCACCTTGTCGTTGTCCCAACAAACGTCAAGAAGGATTTCCTTAAGACCTATGAAACCATATCGCCAATGGTTGTCCCAAGATCCTCCGTGGAAGTTACCCATGACGACGAGTTCACATTATTTGCGGTTACAACATTCAAAAAACACAGCGCAGATTTCCAACACAAATGCCGAGAAAATAAATGGACACCTCGTGATTACAAATATGTAGAGGGTGGAAAGGAggtggaaagaaaagaggctGAGAAAGTAGAGAAGGACGAGCGCAAGGTATGGGGTGAAGCTCTAAGACTTGGTAGAACTGGTTGGAGTGAAGCTGTCATGATATGGATACATGTCTTAACTTTGAGGGTATTTGTTGAGACAGTCCTGAGATATGGATTACCCCTGGATTTCGTCTGTGGTTTGGTTAAG TCAAACCCCAAAGGAGCCAAGAAAGCGAAAGCGGCACTCGATTCGACATATGGTTACCTCGGAGGTAATGCCTTCGGTCGAgacaagaaaggaaaggctTTGAAAGATGATTCCGCACTATCTTCGGAAATAGCTGCAGCGGGAGTTGGTGGAGGAGAAGGCAACGAGTACACGGCCTATGTCTATTACGAATTCGAAATCATATAG